The following are encoded together in the Bos taurus isolate L1 Dominette 01449 registration number 42190680 breed Hereford chromosome 17, ARS-UCD2.0, whole genome shotgun sequence genome:
- the FICD gene encoding protein adenylyltransferase FICD isoform X2, with the protein MTLMSMASVMAVTEPKWVSVWGRFLWAMLLSMVLGSLLALLLPLGTVEEHCLTVLKGFYLLRSKLERAQPAVIKCTRPSTELSLTSRGAALLAVKTKASPGKLEAKAALNQALEMKRQGKRQKAHKLFLHALKMDPGFVDALNEFGIFSEEDKDIIQADYLYTRALTISPHHEKALVNRDRTLPLVEEIDQRFFSIIDSKVKRVMSIPKGNSALRRVMEETYYHHIYHTVAIEGNTLTLSEIRHILETRYAVPGKSLEEQNEVIGMHAAMTYVNTTLLSRVGSVSIGDVLEIHRRVLGYVDPVEAGRFRTTQVLVGHHIPPHPQEVEKQMQEFVQWLNSEDAMSLHPVEFAALAHYKLVYIHPFIDGNGRTSRLLMNLILMQAGYPPITIRKEQRSEYYHVLEVANEGDVRPFIRFIAKCTETTLDTLLFATTEYPVALPEARPNHSGFKETLPVKP; encoded by the exons ATGACCCTCATGTCGATGGCTTCGGTGATGGCAGTGACTGAACCAAAGTGGGTCTCAGTCTGGGGCCGCTTCCTGTGGGCCATGCTGCTGAGCATGGTGCTGGGCTCCCTGCTggccctgctgctgccgctgGGGACCGTGGAAGAGCACTGTCTGACTGTGCTCAAGGGCTTCTACCTGCTCAGGAGCAAGCTGGAGCGGGCACAGCCCGCTGTCATCAAGTGCACCAGGCCGTCCACGGAGCTCAGTCTCACCTCCAGGGGTGCGGCGCTGCTGGCGGTCAAGACCAAGGCCTCTCCAG GCAAGTTGGAGGCCAAAGCAGCTCTGAACCAGGCCCTGGAGATGAAACGGCAGGGCAAGCGGCAGAAGGCCCACAAGCTCTTCCTGCACGCCCTCAAGATGGACCCGGGCTTTGTGGACGCGCTCAACGAGTTCGGCATCTTCTCGGAGGAGGACAAGGACATCATCCAGGCAGACTACCTGTACACCCGCGCGCTGACCATCTCGCCCCACCATGAGAAGGCGCTGGTCAACCGCGACCGCACACTGCCGCTGGTGGAGGAGATCGACCAGCGCTTCTTCAGCATCATCGACAGCAAAGTGAAGAGGGTCATGTCCATCCCCAAGGGCAACTCCGCGCTGCGCCGGGTGATGGAGGAGACGTACTACCACCACATCTACCACACAGTGGCCATCGAGGGCAACACCCTCACGCTCTCGGAGATCAGGCACATCCTGGAGACGCGCTACGCCGTGCCGGGGAAGAGCCTGGAGGAGCAGAACGAGGTCATCGGCATGCACGCGGCCATGACATACGTGAACACGACGCTGCTGTCCCGCGTGGGCTCCGTCAGCATTGGCGACGTGCTGGAGATCCACCGGCGGGTGCTGGGCTACGTGGACCCCGTAGAGGCCGGCCGCTTCCGCACCACGCAGGTCCTGGTGGGCCACCACATCCCGCCCCACCCGCAGGAGGTGGAGAAGCAGATGCAGGAGTTCGTGCAGTGGCTCAACTCTGAGGACGCCATGAGCCTGCACCCGGTGGAGTTCGCGGCCCTGGCCCACTACAAGCTCGTCTACATCCACCCCTTCATTGACGGCAACGGCAGGACCTCGCGCCTGCTCATGAACCTCATCCTCATGCAGGCGGGCTACCCGCCCATCACCATCCGCAAGGAGCAGCGGTCTGAGTACTACCACGTGCTGGAGGTCGCCAACGAGGGCGACGTGAGGCCCTTCATCCGCTTCATTGCCAAGTGTACGGAGACCACCCTGGACACCCTGCTCTTCGCCACCACAGAGTACCCGGTGGCACTGCCAGAGGCCAGACCCAACCACTCTGGGTTCAAGGAGACGCTGCCAGTGAAGCCCTAA
- the FICD gene encoding protein adenylyltransferase FICD isoform X1 — translation MTLMSMASVMAVTEPKWVSVWGRFLWAMLLSMVLGSLLALLLPLGTVEEHCLTVLKGFYLLRSKLERAQPAVIKCTRPSTELSLTSRGAALLAVKTKASPAGKLEAKAALNQALEMKRQGKRQKAHKLFLHALKMDPGFVDALNEFGIFSEEDKDIIQADYLYTRALTISPHHEKALVNRDRTLPLVEEIDQRFFSIIDSKVKRVMSIPKGNSALRRVMEETYYHHIYHTVAIEGNTLTLSEIRHILETRYAVPGKSLEEQNEVIGMHAAMTYVNTTLLSRVGSVSIGDVLEIHRRVLGYVDPVEAGRFRTTQVLVGHHIPPHPQEVEKQMQEFVQWLNSEDAMSLHPVEFAALAHYKLVYIHPFIDGNGRTSRLLMNLILMQAGYPPITIRKEQRSEYYHVLEVANEGDVRPFIRFIAKCTETTLDTLLFATTEYPVALPEARPNHSGFKETLPVKP, via the exons ATGACCCTCATGTCGATGGCTTCGGTGATGGCAGTGACTGAACCAAAGTGGGTCTCAGTCTGGGGCCGCTTCCTGTGGGCCATGCTGCTGAGCATGGTGCTGGGCTCCCTGCTggccctgctgctgccgctgGGGACCGTGGAAGAGCACTGTCTGACTGTGCTCAAGGGCTTCTACCTGCTCAGGAGCAAGCTGGAGCGGGCACAGCCCGCTGTCATCAAGTGCACCAGGCCGTCCACGGAGCTCAGTCTCACCTCCAGGGGTGCGGCGCTGCTGGCGGTCAAGACCAAGGCCTCTCCAG CAGGCAAGTTGGAGGCCAAAGCAGCTCTGAACCAGGCCCTGGAGATGAAACGGCAGGGCAAGCGGCAGAAGGCCCACAAGCTCTTCCTGCACGCCCTCAAGATGGACCCGGGCTTTGTGGACGCGCTCAACGAGTTCGGCATCTTCTCGGAGGAGGACAAGGACATCATCCAGGCAGACTACCTGTACACCCGCGCGCTGACCATCTCGCCCCACCATGAGAAGGCGCTGGTCAACCGCGACCGCACACTGCCGCTGGTGGAGGAGATCGACCAGCGCTTCTTCAGCATCATCGACAGCAAAGTGAAGAGGGTCATGTCCATCCCCAAGGGCAACTCCGCGCTGCGCCGGGTGATGGAGGAGACGTACTACCACCACATCTACCACACAGTGGCCATCGAGGGCAACACCCTCACGCTCTCGGAGATCAGGCACATCCTGGAGACGCGCTACGCCGTGCCGGGGAAGAGCCTGGAGGAGCAGAACGAGGTCATCGGCATGCACGCGGCCATGACATACGTGAACACGACGCTGCTGTCCCGCGTGGGCTCCGTCAGCATTGGCGACGTGCTGGAGATCCACCGGCGGGTGCTGGGCTACGTGGACCCCGTAGAGGCCGGCCGCTTCCGCACCACGCAGGTCCTGGTGGGCCACCACATCCCGCCCCACCCGCAGGAGGTGGAGAAGCAGATGCAGGAGTTCGTGCAGTGGCTCAACTCTGAGGACGCCATGAGCCTGCACCCGGTGGAGTTCGCGGCCCTGGCCCACTACAAGCTCGTCTACATCCACCCCTTCATTGACGGCAACGGCAGGACCTCGCGCCTGCTCATGAACCTCATCCTCATGCAGGCGGGCTACCCGCCCATCACCATCCGCAAGGAGCAGCGGTCTGAGTACTACCACGTGCTGGAGGTCGCCAACGAGGGCGACGTGAGGCCCTTCATCCGCTTCATTGCCAAGTGTACGGAGACCACCCTGGACACCCTGCTCTTCGCCACCACAGAGTACCCGGTGGCACTGCCAGAGGCCAGACCCAACCACTCTGGGTTCAAGGAGACGCTGCCAGTGAAGCCCTAA